GGCACCCTGGCGGGATTGGGCCTCAGCGGGCTGGGGCTGATGCTGGTTTCGTTCGGCTGGACTGAAGCGGGCCTGGGGTTGGGTCTGCTGAGTGCCCTGGCCGCCTTGATCGGCCTGAGCGTGAGCCTCTCGGCAGCGGGGCGCAGCGTGGCGAGGCGACTTCAGCTGGCGTTGCCGGACGTGTCCGGGCCGCTGGCAGGCCTACTGGCCTTCAGCGCCACCCTCAGCGTGCCCGCGCTGGCGGCGGGGCTGGCGGTCATCGGCAGCGTCTGGGGCCTGGGCACCTTGCTGCTGGGCCGGGAGGCGGCGCAGGTCTGAGCCCCAGCAGCGCAAGCCAGCGCCGCAGGACATCATGCCCCGCCCAACCATTCAAGCTTGAAGCATGTCGCAGGCACATGCCCTCGCCTGGCCGGAGCCTGCCGCCGGGCCACCCACCGTCAGCCGAGGCCCGCTCCTTTCCGCACACCTTCTACACCGAGACTCAGCGGCCCGGCCTGCGTGACCGGCTACGTCAGGTGCTGCACAGCTTCGATGTGACGGGTATCAAGCTGGCCGACCACCACGGCGTCTCAGGCCATTTCGTGCGCTTCGAGGCGCGCGAACACCGAGCGGGCCAGGCCGTGCAGGGCCGCTGAAGCAGGCTGATTGCGCCGCTCTCCCCCGC
This portion of the Deinococcus rubellus genome encodes:
- a CDS encoding nitric oxide synthase oxygenase, whose protein sequence is MPSPGRSLPPGHPPSAEARSFPHTFYTETQRPGLRDRLRQVLHSFDVTGIKLADHHGVSGHFVRFEAREHRAGQAVQGR